A single genomic interval of Bradyrhizobium japonicum USDA 6 harbors:
- a CDS encoding AraC family transcriptional regulator: MDWLSRLFEMMPVRGRLDLRCSYGAPWRIEQGPGEANEIPYHAVLAGSAMLDDPAGGRPLLLEAGDILLLPRNPRHVMHDGSGAAPLKARNRASLNFTISENPGSDARLDLLCGHFSIAPPHDRLLRNYLPPVLIVRAGAQAGERDTAGQLAGLVALMRGETADDQLGGRAMLNALSTAMFALVLRLASETGDAPRGLLALAGHPRLAPVVAAMFNAPARAWTLPELAQLANMSRATLARQFQEKVGRSPSELLTDIRMTLATNELRKSSLSTGAVAEAVGYLSEAAFQRAFKSHMGITPRNGESLRRRLRRLTSWSWRRAQRRHRVSRMPRLARVRWPGYLSIRGR; the protein is encoded by the coding sequence ATGGATTGGCTGAGCCGGCTGTTCGAGATGATGCCGGTGCGCGGCCGTCTGGACCTGCGCTGCTCCTACGGCGCGCCGTGGCGCATCGAGCAGGGGCCTGGCGAGGCCAACGAAATCCCGTACCACGCGGTGCTCGCCGGCTCGGCGATGCTGGACGATCCGGCGGGAGGCCGGCCGCTGCTACTGGAGGCCGGCGACATTCTGCTGCTGCCGCGCAACCCGCGGCACGTCATGCACGACGGCAGCGGAGCTGCGCCGCTGAAGGCCCGCAACCGCGCGTCACTCAACTTCACGATCAGCGAGAATCCCGGCTCGGACGCCCGGCTCGATCTGCTGTGCGGACATTTTTCGATCGCCCCGCCGCACGACCGGCTGCTGCGCAACTATCTGCCGCCGGTGCTGATCGTGAGGGCCGGCGCGCAGGCCGGAGAGCGGGACACGGCGGGACAACTCGCAGGCCTCGTTGCCTTGATGCGCGGCGAGACCGCAGACGATCAGCTGGGCGGCCGCGCGATGCTGAATGCGCTGTCTACGGCGATGTTCGCGCTCGTGCTGCGCCTCGCCAGCGAGACCGGGGATGCGCCACGCGGGCTGCTTGCGCTTGCAGGTCACCCGCGCCTCGCGCCAGTCGTCGCGGCCATGTTCAATGCGCCCGCGCGCGCATGGACGCTGCCCGAGCTCGCGCAGCTCGCCAACATGTCGCGTGCGACGCTCGCCCGTCAATTCCAAGAGAAGGTCGGACGTTCGCCGAGCGAACTGCTGACCGACATCCGCATGACGCTGGCAACGAACGAATTGAGGAAATCCTCGCTCTCGACCGGAGCGGTGGCCGAAGCGGTCGGATATCTGTCCGAAGCGGCGTTCCAGCGGGCGTTCAAGAGCCACATGGGCATCACCCCGCGCAATGGCGAAAGTCTGCGCAGACGCCTGCGACGATTGACGAGCTGGAGCTGGCGAAGAGCGCAGAGGCGGCATCGGGTGTCGAGAATGC
- a CDS encoding carboxymuconolactone decarboxylase family protein: MSRLPVPNLEADAGPSGQVYAQIKKAIGSVPNTFAAIAAHGPAALKAVLAADTVLASGGLTKSDKEIIKLVISEAAGCDYCVAAHSHLAKLVGLAPEVLKQIRDGQPTGDAQRDALVAFVDKLARTSGTISHKDFVAIKAAGYSDAQLVDISLAFATTVFTNVFNRINDTEIDFPAVA; encoded by the coding sequence ATGTCCCGTCTTCCCGTCCCGAACCTCGAAGCTGACGCCGGCCCCTCCGGCCAGGTCTATGCCCAGATCAAGAAGGCCATCGGCAGCGTGCCGAACACCTTTGCGGCCATCGCCGCCCATGGCCCCGCTGCGCTCAAGGCCGTGCTCGCTGCCGACACTGTGCTCGCCTCCGGCGGACTGACCAAGTCCGACAAGGAGATCATCAAGCTCGTCATCAGCGAAGCCGCCGGCTGTGACTATTGTGTCGCCGCCCACAGCCATCTCGCAAAGCTCGTCGGCCTGGCGCCGGAGGTCCTGAAGCAGATCCGCGATGGCCAGCCCACCGGTGATGCGCAGCGCGATGCGCTGGTCGCTTTCGTCGACAAGCTAGCGCGCACCAGCGGCACCATCAGCCACAAGGATTTCGTCGCGATCAAGGCCGCCGGCTACAGCGACGCGCAGCTCGTCGACATCAGCCTCGCCTTTGCCACCACCGTGTTCACCAACGTCTTCAACCGCATCAACGATACCGAGATCGACTTCCCGGCGGTCGCCTAA
- a CDS encoding YkgB family protein, translating to MTMLANTHTAQNPLVRALQGSGLLAEDLDYHVVRASMVIMFFFFGYQKWFPYEFERLVPFISNGPLIWWLYPVFGHAGASYFLGVSEWTFGALLLAGFWSHRLGVLGALGSTGTFIATVTIIPFMPEGWDLAAGGFPAMTGNVPFLMKDVVLLAVSFYLLRQDLVRLTR from the coding sequence ATGACCATGCTTGCCAACACCCACACTGCCCAAAATCCTCTCGTCCGCGCCCTGCAGGGATCCGGCCTGCTCGCGGAAGATCTCGACTACCATGTCGTCCGCGCCTCGATGGTGATCATGTTCTTCTTCTTCGGTTACCAGAAGTGGTTTCCGTACGAATTCGAACGGCTGGTCCCGTTCATCAGCAACGGCCCGTTGATCTGGTGGCTCTATCCCGTGTTCGGCCATGCCGGCGCCAGCTATTTCCTCGGCGTTTCCGAATGGACCTTCGGCGCGCTGCTGCTCGCGGGCTTCTGGAGCCACCGGCTTGGTGTGCTCGGCGCCCTCGGCTCGACCGGCACCTTCATCGCGACCGTCACCATCATTCCCTTCATGCCGGAGGGTTGGGACCTCGCCGCGGGAGGCTTCCCCGCGATGACGGGCAACGTGCCCTTCCTGATGAAGGACGTCGTGCTGCTCGCAGTCTCCTTCTATCTGCTCAGGCAGGATCTGGTTCGCCTGACGCGGTAA
- a CDS encoding LysR family transcriptional regulator, whose product MRVIGATARRFFAVRPFISIGVKSAFASLSIIFESPGALSSGGASLAGERFRACREPTEVQLEAKHFIDYRYKMDFADVALFRSIVTAGSLSAAAREMGTTPMLVSRRLAALEAELGARLFHRTTRSLSLTPEGEAFLPHAAALIAARDSAFESVSSAGSGLSGVLKVTAPNVIGHAVIVPVVAGLIADNPALRVNLVLSDDRVDIASMGLDVAIRVAPMKPSDMIATRLADNPYILCASPAYIARFGEPATLGDLVSHPCIKLHAMETWPFVRGGQLEQIRIAGPLSASTVDAVRAACLAGVGVAMMTYWDVYEQIERGELKRIVLADAAPVELGIWAVFLTRAQMPVRVRAFIDALRKRLLAGTLP is encoded by the coding sequence ATGCGCGTCATTGGCGCAACAGCAAGACGGTTCTTCGCGGTACGGCCGTTTATATCGATTGGCGTGAAAAGCGCCTTCGCTTCGCTGTCCATCATTTTTGAATCTCCAGGGGCTTTATCTTCGGGAGGGGCCTCCCTTGCTGGAGAGCGATTTAGAGCTTGCCGTGAGCCGACAGAAGTCCAGCTGGAAGCTAAGCACTTTATCGATTATCGTTATAAAATGGATTTCGCGGATGTCGCCCTGTTTCGCAGCATCGTGACCGCCGGCAGCCTGTCCGCTGCGGCGCGAGAGATGGGCACAACGCCGATGTTGGTCAGTCGAAGGCTTGCAGCGCTCGAAGCCGAGCTCGGCGCGCGCCTGTTTCATCGGACGACGCGCTCGCTGTCGCTCACCCCTGAGGGCGAGGCCTTTTTGCCTCACGCCGCGGCCCTGATAGCCGCCCGCGATTCAGCATTCGAGTCCGTGTCGTCCGCCGGCTCGGGCCTCTCAGGTGTGCTCAAGGTCACAGCGCCAAACGTCATCGGCCATGCCGTCATCGTACCCGTCGTGGCCGGGCTGATCGCGGACAACCCGGCGCTTCGGGTCAATCTGGTCCTGAGCGACGATCGCGTCGACATCGCTTCGATGGGTCTCGACGTTGCGATCCGCGTGGCGCCGATGAAGCCTTCCGACATGATCGCGACAAGGCTCGCCGACAATCCCTACATCCTCTGCGCATCGCCGGCCTACATCGCTCGCTTCGGCGAACCGGCAACCCTGGGCGATCTGGTGAGCCACCCCTGCATCAAGCTTCATGCGATGGAGACCTGGCCGTTCGTACGTGGAGGCCAATTGGAGCAGATCCGGATCGCCGGCCCGCTGTCGGCCAGCACGGTCGACGCTGTTCGAGCGGCCTGTCTTGCGGGCGTGGGGGTCGCCATGATGACCTATTGGGACGTGTACGAGCAGATTGAACGCGGAGAGTTGAAGCGTATCGTTCTGGCGGATGCCGCGCCGGTTGAGCTTGGGATATGGGCGGTTTTCCTGACCCGCGCGCAAATGCCCGTCCGGGTAAGAGCGTTCATTGATGCTCTGCGAAAACGGCTGCTTGCGGGCACACTGCCGTGA
- a CDS encoding NADH:flavin oxidoreductase codes for MDSEAKALFTPIDINGRTAKNRLAVAPMTRITATQDGRATETMTRYYERFARGGFGTVITEGIYTDQAFSQGYVYQPGMTDEMQAKAWKPVVNGIKSHGAVAIAQMMHAGAISQGNRFRDSTVGPSAIQPKGEQMTFYHGKDRYVMPAAITEEQIADAIAGFAASAARAIHVAGFDAIEIHGANGYLLDQFLTDYANHRTDRWGGATENRVRLIVETFKAVRAKVGSAVPVGVRVSQGKVNDYHHKWAGAERDAEIIFGSLADAGADFVHVTEFEAWKPAFAKDGPSLMRLAKRYAPKATIFANGSLHNIEQAVAALDDGADVVTIGRGALANPDLPKRLLDRSSLDEFDPAILGPIADIKDTELMM; via the coding sequence ATGGACAGCGAAGCGAAGGCGCTTTTCACGCCAATCGATATAAACGGCCGTACCGCGAAGAACCGTCTTGCTGTTGCGCCAATGACGCGCATCACGGCGACCCAGGACGGCCGGGCCACCGAAACGATGACGCGATACTACGAGCGGTTCGCGCGAGGCGGGTTTGGAACGGTCATCACCGAAGGCATCTACACAGACCAGGCGTTCTCGCAGGGCTATGTCTATCAGCCCGGCATGACCGACGAAATGCAGGCCAAGGCCTGGAAGCCGGTCGTCAACGGCATCAAGTCGCACGGAGCGGTGGCCATCGCCCAGATGATGCATGCCGGAGCGATCAGTCAGGGCAATCGCTTTCGCGACAGCACGGTGGGGCCGTCTGCCATTCAGCCCAAGGGCGAGCAGATGACATTCTACCACGGAAAGGACCGCTACGTGATGCCGGCGGCCATCACCGAAGAGCAGATCGCCGACGCTATTGCCGGCTTCGCAGCCTCGGCTGCGCGAGCGATCCACGTCGCCGGGTTCGACGCCATCGAGATTCACGGCGCCAACGGCTACCTGCTCGACCAGTTTCTGACCGACTACGCCAACCACAGAACCGATCGCTGGGGCGGCGCCACGGAGAACCGCGTGCGGCTAATCGTGGAAACCTTCAAGGCAGTGCGTGCGAAGGTCGGGAGCGCGGTGCCGGTCGGCGTCCGCGTCTCGCAAGGCAAGGTGAACGACTATCATCACAAATGGGCAGGTGCGGAGCGTGACGCGGAAATCATCTTCGGTAGCCTCGCCGATGCCGGCGCCGACTTCGTCCATGTGACCGAGTTTGAGGCGTGGAAGCCCGCTTTCGCCAAGGACGGCCCGTCATTGATGCGCCTCGCCAAGCGCTACGCCCCCAAAGCGACGATTTTCGCCAATGGCAGCCTGCACAACATCGAGCAGGCGGTGGCTGCGCTCGACGATGGCGCCGATGTCGTCACGATAGGCCGCGGGGCGTTGGCGAACCCCGACCTGCCCAAGCGTCTGCTGGACCGCAGCTCCCTGGATGAATTTGACCCTGCGATCCTCGGGCCCATCGCCGACATCAAGGACACCGAACTGATGATGTGA
- a CDS encoding putative quinol monooxygenase produces the protein MAKFAFFVELKANRGKEAEVEAFLKQGAVMAKAEAGIVAWYGLKEEEPGRYGIIDTFNDEVGRDAHLNGELAKALFARAGELFSEAPKVHRLHVIAQK, from the coding sequence ATGGCCAAGTTCGCCTTCTTCGTCGAGTTGAAAGCCAATCGGGGCAAGGAAGCGGAGGTCGAAGCTTTCCTGAAGCAGGGCGCCGTGATGGCGAAGGCAGAGGCCGGAATAGTGGCGTGGTACGGGCTCAAGGAAGAGGAGCCGGGACGTTACGGAATCATCGACACGTTCAATGACGAAGTCGGGCGAGATGCGCATTTGAACGGCGAACTTGCAAAGGCGCTGTTCGCGAGGGCAGGCGAGCTGTTTTCCGAAGCTCCCAAGGTGCACCGGCTTCACGTCATCGCCCAGAAATAG
- a CDS encoding alpha/beta fold hydrolase has translation MNQESPKPTVVLVHGAFEDASIWNGVIERLQRDGYPVVGFGNPLLGPAIDTAYLRSLLDKIQGPVILAAHSYGGAVITQAGDDPKVKGLVYAASIMPAVGEAATHLLERYPGSTFPTSVEPTTYTLPDGTSGTYLLYQLDKFHSNVAADVPASVAALMLAGQRPMNLAALTEPLTSASWTSKPSWQVRPLQDRAIPVDEYKFEADRAHSTVIEVNASHAVPVSNPDVVADAIEQAGRAAAR, from the coding sequence ATGAACCAGGAATCGCCCAAGCCCACTGTCGTCCTTGTGCACGGGGCCTTCGAAGACGCGTCGATCTGGAATGGAGTGATTGAGAGGCTCCAGCGCGACGGCTACCCGGTCGTCGGCTTCGGCAATCCGCTGCTCGGCCCGGCAATCGACACCGCGTACCTGCGCAGCCTGTTGGACAAGATCCAGGGGCCCGTGATCCTGGCGGCCCACTCCTACGGCGGGGCCGTCATCACGCAGGCCGGGGACGACCCCAAGGTCAAGGGCCTTGTCTACGCGGCCTCCATCATGCCCGCGGTCGGGGAGGCCGCAACCCATTTGCTCGAACGGTACCCCGGCAGCACATTCCCCACGTCCGTCGAGCCGACCACGTACACACTGCCCGACGGTACCAGCGGCACGTATCTCCTCTACCAGCTCGACAAGTTCCACAGCAACGTTGCCGCCGACGTGCCCGCGAGCGTGGCCGCCCTGATGCTTGCCGGCCAACGCCCCATGAACCTGGCGGCCCTGACCGAACCGCTGACATCCGCGTCATGGACGAGCAAGCCGAGCTGGCAAGTCAGGCCCCTGCAGGATCGCGCCATTCCGGTCGACGAATACAAGTTCGAAGCCGATCGCGCCCATTCCACCGTCATCGAGGTCAACGCTTCGCACGCCGTCCCCGTCTCCAACCCGGACGTCGTGGCCGACGCCATCGAACAGGCCGGCCGCGCAGCAGCAAGGTAA
- a CDS encoding MBL fold metallo-hydrolase produces MTQDGEQEATPPWDAARVNLTSNELAPGVFAVMPDDVFEKDHVATTAGFVIGERSVLVVESMLNGDLASQLIGLVRQVTSKPIRFLVNTSYHGDHAYGNYLFPDSTVVIQHPATKRYMEESFEDDRCFMISLMGKGKGIERVQARAADITVPDMISVDLGSRVVEVRHFGFAQTPGDLVIWAPDAKVLWVGNMIQAPSPALPWLLEGRHKETITTLARVRDFLPEDATIIPGHGRPMRPADIEFPLRYLRELDSAVRTAIAEGRSIEATLEAVAMAHYGEYSLFDWAHNSVNVPAAFRHLQGPGGGLA; encoded by the coding sequence ATGACGCAGGACGGTGAGCAAGAAGCAACGCCGCCCTGGGATGCGGCTCGGGTGAACCTCACATCGAACGAACTGGCCCCCGGCGTTTTCGCGGTCATGCCTGACGACGTGTTCGAGAAAGACCACGTCGCCACCACGGCCGGCTTCGTGATCGGCGAACGCAGCGTACTCGTCGTCGAGTCAATGCTGAATGGCGATCTCGCCTCGCAGCTTATCGGGCTCGTACGTCAGGTGACGTCGAAGCCGATCCGCTTCCTCGTCAACACCAGCTATCACGGTGACCATGCCTACGGGAATTACCTGTTTCCCGACAGCACTGTCGTTATTCAGCATCCGGCGACCAAGCGCTACATGGAAGAAAGCTTCGAGGATGATCGCTGTTTCATGATCAGCCTCATGGGCAAGGGGAAGGGTATTGAACGCGTGCAGGCGCGCGCGGCCGACATCACCGTCCCCGACATGATCAGCGTCGATCTTGGCAGCCGCGTCGTCGAGGTCCGTCACTTCGGGTTCGCGCAGACGCCAGGCGATTTGGTCATATGGGCGCCAGACGCGAAGGTGCTTTGGGTCGGCAACATGATCCAAGCACCGTCTCCGGCGCTTCCGTGGCTCCTCGAAGGGCGGCACAAGGAGACGATCACGACCCTTGCCCGCGTACGCGACTTCCTGCCGGAAGACGCAACCATCATTCCCGGCCACGGCCGGCCGATGCGTCCCGCTGACATCGAGTTTCCGCTTCGCTATCTTCGCGAGCTCGACAGCGCCGTGCGCACGGCGATAGCAGAAGGTCGATCGATCGAGGCCACGCTCGAGGCGGTCGCCATGGCGCACTACGGCGAGTACAGCCTGTTCGATTGGGCGCACAACTCCGTCAACGTGCCCGCGGCCTTCCGCCACCTGCAAGGGCCGGGCGGCGGATTGGCCTAG
- a CDS encoding SDR family NAD(P)-dependent oxidoreductase — protein MTKRLEGKVALVTGASKGIGAEISARLAAEGAAVAVNYSASKEAADRVVAAIIAKGGKAVAVHGNLADAKNVKSVVAETVKAFGAIDILVNNAGIYEFAALEAITPEHFHKHFDLNVLGLLLISGEAVQHFNPNGGSIINISSGVSTIAPANTAVYTATKASVDAISSVLSKELAPRKIRVNAVNPGMIATEGVVSAGLHEGDMRNWIESTTPLGRIGKVEEIAAAVAFFASDEASYVTGETLHVTGGLR, from the coding sequence ATGACCAAGAGACTCGAAGGCAAAGTTGCGCTCGTGACCGGCGCATCCAAAGGCATTGGTGCCGAAATCTCCGCCCGGCTCGCGGCCGAGGGTGCGGCGGTTGCCGTCAACTACAGCGCCAGCAAAGAGGCCGCCGACCGCGTGGTCGCCGCCATCATCGCCAAGGGTGGCAAAGCTGTCGCCGTGCACGGCAACCTGGCCGATGCCAAAAACGTGAAAAGCGTCGTCGCGGAGACCGTGAAGGCGTTCGGTGCGATCGACATCCTCGTCAACAACGCGGGCATTTACGAGTTCGCGGCGCTCGAGGCCATCACGCCTGAGCATTTTCACAAGCATTTCGACCTCAATGTGCTCGGCCTTCTCTTGATCTCGGGGGAGGCGGTGCAGCACTTCAATCCCAACGGGGGCAGCATCATCAACATCAGCTCCGGCGTGTCGACCATCGCGCCGGCGAACACCGCCGTCTACACCGCGACGAAGGCATCGGTGGATGCGATCTCCTCCGTGCTGTCGAAGGAGCTCGCGCCGCGCAAGATCCGCGTCAACGCCGTCAATCCGGGCATGATCGCCACCGAAGGCGTCGTGTCTGCCGGCCTGCACGAGGGCGACATGCGCAACTGGATCGAATCCACCACCCCGCTTGGCCGCATCGGCAAGGTCGAGGAGATCGCTGCCGCGGTGGCCTTCTTCGCTTCGGACGAAGCGTCCTACGTCACGGGCGAGACACTTCACGTCACCGGCGGCCTTCGCTGA